From Crassaminicella indica, one genomic window encodes:
- the rbsK gene encoding ribokinase yields the protein MIVVVGSLNMDLVTQVKKTPKVGETTLGNGLDKIPGGKGANQAAAMGKLNGKVAMIGRVGEDEFGKILKDTLNKDDINTEYIMISKSPTGVAMIMVNEDGDNSIVVIPGANFDLSKKDIDEAKALIKTANILVAQLETPLEVVEYALKKAKKFEKYTILNPAPAQKLSKEIIEYVDLLTPNESELELLSGVEIKSEEDLLRAGKVMIQQGVKELVVTLGDKGALYMNEKDHKYFKGYKVKAVDTTAAGDSVNGALAVALDEGRTIDEAIIFAMKVGALTVMEKGAQSSLPTLEKVEKYFK from the coding sequence ATGATTGTAGTAGTTGGAAGTTTAAATATGGACTTGGTTACACAGGTTAAAAAGACACCAAAGGTGGGAGAGACTACATTAGGTAATGGGTTAGATAAAATTCCTGGAGGAAAAGGAGCTAATCAGGCTGCTGCAATGGGGAAGCTTAATGGTAAAGTTGCTATGATTGGAAGAGTAGGAGAAGATGAATTTGGAAAAATTTTAAAAGATACATTAAATAAGGATGATATTAATACAGAGTATATAATGATTTCTAAAAGCCCAACAGGTGTTGCAATGATTATGGTCAATGAGGATGGAGATAATTCAATTGTAGTTATACCGGGAGCTAATTTTGATTTGAGTAAAAAGGATATAGATGAAGCTAAAGCGTTAATAAAAACTGCTAATATATTGGTTGCACAGCTTGAAACACCGCTAGAAGTAGTTGAATATGCTCTTAAAAAAGCAAAAAAATTTGAGAAATATACGATTTTAAATCCAGCACCAGCTCAAAAATTATCAAAAGAAATCATAGAGTATGTAGATTTATTAACGCCAAATGAAAGTGAACTTGAGCTTTTAAGTGGAGTTGAAATTAAGAGTGAAGAAGATCTTTTAAGAGCTGGAAAAGTCATGATACAACAAGGGGTAAAGGAATTGGTAGTTACATTAGGAGACAAAGGTGCTTTATATATGAATGAAAAAGATCATAAGTATTTTAAAGGATATAAGGTAAAAGCTGTCGATACAACAGCAGCAGGAGATAGTGTGAATGGAGCTTTAGCTGTAGCTCTTGATGAAGGAAGGACAATAGATGAAGCTATTATTTTTGCTATGAAGGTAGGGGCATTGACTGTAATGGAAAAAGGAGCTCAAAGTTCACTACCGACATTGGAGAAGGTAGAGAAATATTTCAAGTAA
- a CDS encoding LacI family DNA-binding transcriptional regulator: MKITIKDIANEAGVSIATVSKILNKKDDNISEKTRQKVLAIIKEKNYIPNTIARSLVTKQTKTIGLVIPDITNPFFPELVRGAEDCASACGYNIFFCNTDDKIEKEEKYINMLVEKMVDGIIFTQSANNNEGFNHLSQIKKPMVLIDRDVDIPNIKGKVLVDNFNGACEGVKYLIKSGYKKIAFISGPFSTKTSLDRLEGYKKALEENNLLFDKELVLEGEYKEEWGNKAIGILIRNKILFDAIFCANDIIALSAMKSLKEAGMRIPQDVAVLGYDDIYMAKLTDPALTTIRQPNYEMGYEAVKLLVEILENEKVENTLIRLNTELVIRQST, encoded by the coding sequence ATGAAAATTACGATTAAGGATATAGCAAATGAGGCAGGGGTATCTATAGCAACTGTTTCAAAAATTTTAAATAAAAAAGATGATAACATAAGTGAAAAGACCAGGCAAAAGGTATTAGCAATTATAAAGGAAAAAAATTATATACCTAATACGATTGCAAGAAGTTTAGTTACTAAGCAGACAAAAACTATCGGTTTAGTTATTCCTGACATTACAAATCCATTTTTTCCTGAATTAGTTAGAGGAGCAGAGGATTGTGCAAGTGCCTGTGGATATAATATATTTTTTTGTAATACAGATGACAAAATTGAAAAAGAAGAAAAGTATATAAATATGTTAGTAGAAAAAATGGTAGATGGGATCATATTTACTCAGTCTGCTAACAATAATGAAGGCTTTAATCATCTAAGCCAAATTAAAAAACCTATGGTTTTGATTGATAGAGACGTTGATATTCCAAATATTAAGGGAAAGGTTTTAGTTGATAATTTTAATGGAGCCTGTGAAGGAGTAAAGTATTTAATAAAATCTGGATACAAAAAAATAGCATTTATTTCAGGTCCTTTTTCTACTAAAACATCTTTAGATCGTTTAGAAGGTTATAAAAAGGCTTTAGAGGAAAATAATTTGCTGTTTGATAAGGAACTTGTACTTGAAGGAGAATATAAGGAAGAATGGGGTAACAAAGCTATTGGAATATTAATCCGCAATAAGATTTTATTTGACGCGATATTTTGTGCTAATGATATTATTGCTCTTAGTGCAATGAAGTCTTTAAAGGAAGCAGGTATGCGAATTCCACAGGATGTGGCGGTTTTAGGCTATGATGATATTTATATGGCGAAACTAACTGACCCTGCTTTAACAACTATTCGTCAACCTAATTATGAAATGGGATATGAGGCTGTAAAGCTTTTAGTGGAAATATTAGAAAATGAAAAAGTAGAAAATACATTGATCAGATTAAATACGGAATTAGTAATTAGACAATCAACATAA
- a CDS encoding branched-chain amino acid aminotransferase, translating into MSKTVNIDWNNLGFSYIKTDLRYISRWKDGQWDEGKLVEDNKLSISEASTALHYGQQCFEGLKAYRTKNGKIQLFRPDQNAKRLNNSCKRILMPEIPEEKFIDACIQVVKANEHYVPPYGTGATLYLRPFVIGVGDNIGVKPAPEYIFCIFCVPVGPYFKGGMAPVNFTVSEYDRAAPFGTGAAKVGGNYAGSLYPHELAVKRGFADCIYLDPMTHTKIEEVGAANFFGITKDNKFVTPKSPSILPSITKYSLLHVAKEYLNMEVEERDVYIDKLDEFKEAGACGTAAVITPIGGIEYKGKLHVFHSETEVGSITKKLYDTLYGIQFGDIKAPEGWIVEVK; encoded by the coding sequence ATGAGCAAAACAGTAAATATTGATTGGAACAATCTAGGATTTAGCTACATTAAAACAGATTTACGCTATATTTCTAGATGGAAAGATGGGCAATGGGATGAAGGAAAGCTAGTTGAAGATAATAAGCTTTCTATTAGTGAAGCTTCTACAGCTCTACATTATGGACAACAATGCTTTGAAGGGTTAAAGGCATATCGTACTAAAAACGGAAAAATTCAGCTTTTTAGACCTGATCAAAATGCAAAACGTCTGAACAATAGCTGTAAACGTATTTTGATGCCTGAAATACCAGAAGAAAAATTTATAGATGCTTGTATTCAAGTTGTCAAAGCAAATGAACATTATGTCCCCCCATATGGAACTGGTGCAACCCTTTATCTTAGACCATTTGTTATTGGGGTAGGAGACAATATCGGCGTAAAACCAGCTCCTGAATACATATTCTGCATATTTTGTGTTCCTGTAGGTCCTTACTTTAAAGGAGGAATGGCTCCTGTAAACTTTACTGTTTCAGAATATGACAGAGCAGCACCATTTGGTACAGGAGCAGCAAAAGTTGGAGGAAACTATGCAGGAAGCCTTTATCCTCATGAGTTGGCTGTAAAAAGAGGTTTTGCTGATTGTATTTATCTTGATCCAATGACTCATACAAAAATAGAAGAAGTAGGAGCAGCTAATTTCTTTGGTATTACGAAGGATAATAAATTTGTAACACCAAAATCACCATCCATTCTTCCTAGTATTACAAAATACTCACTACTGCATGTTGCAAAAGAATACTTAAACATGGAAGTAGAAGAAAGAGACGTTTATATCGATAAATTAGACGAATTTAAGGAAGCAGGTGCATGCGGAACTGCAGCAGTTATTACACCTATTGGAGGTATAGAATATAAAGGAAAGCTTCATGTATTCCACAGTGAAACAGAAGTAGGTTCTATTACTAAAAAACTTTATGATACGCTTTATGGCATTCAATTTGGAGATATAAAAGCTCCTGAAGGATGGATCGTAGAAGTTAAATAA
- a CDS encoding phosphocarrier protein HPr: MMEKKVVIKNESGMHARPASMFVKTANAFKSDIEIELNGRKVNAKSIMGIMSLGIAKDSEITIIVNGEDEEQAIHALTELIENRFGES, from the coding sequence ATTATGGAAAAAAAAGTTGTTATTAAAAATGAAAGTGGTATGCATGCTAGACCTGCTAGTATGTTTGTTAAAACAGCAAATGCTTTTAAATCAGATATAGAGATAGAGCTTAATGGTAGAAAAGTAAATGCCAAGTCTATTATGGGAATTATGAGTTTAGGAATTGCAAAAGATAGTGAAATTACTATAATTGTTAATGGAGAAGATGAAGAACAAGCAATACATGCATTAACGGAATTAATAGAAAATAGATTTGGAGAAAGCTAA